From a single Streptomyces rubradiris genomic region:
- a CDS encoding alpha/beta fold hydrolase produces the protein MDLRPRAPRTPRRRARRLLAAVAAALVLAGAGTWTAAVASDDPRAVRRSDRVLAVDGARLDTSYVTPAGAGRHPAVLLAHGFGGSKDDMRRQAEDLARSGYAVLTWSARGFGRSTGKIGLNDPEAEVADVSRLLDWLAERPEVRLDRAGDPRVGVAGGSYGGAVALLAAGHDRRIDAIAPAITYWNLADALLPHGVFKKLWAGVFVNTGGGCARFQPELCRMYERVAASGTPDPAARALLTRRSPSAVGDRVKVPTLLVQGQRDSLFPLDQADAAARTIRANGAPVAVDWIAGGHDGGDMETARTEARTRAWFDRYLKGDKATDTGPPFRITRTGGVDSTDGTARLRGASADGYPGLRDHPRAIALTGPAQRVTNPAGATPPGVSALPGLGASGGLARLSALGVGLSMDFPGQYARFDSAPLTRDLRITGTPTATVRITSSRDDAVLFGKVYDVGPDGGGPVLPAQLVTPFRVTGAKAGKDVTVTLPAIDHEVRKGHRLRLVLASTDLAYASPAAPATYTVALKSDLSVPTAPEVTTAAAPLPAWVWWLPAAGAAAALALLLTARRRTAAPAPDPDLAEVPLVIEGLSKRYAKSTDRYAVRDLSFRVDKGQVLGLLGPNGAGKTTTLRMLMGLIRPDDGEIRVFGHVIRPGASVLSRVGAFVEGAGFLPHLSGRENLELYWRATGRPPEDAHLDEALEIAGLGDALARAVRTYSQGMRQRLAIAQAMLGLPDLLILDEPTNGLDPPQIREMREVMIRYAADGRTVIVSSHLLAEVEQTCTHLVVMDRGRLVRAGEVRDIVGSGDTLLVGTARPVEEPLVEKVAALPGVASAARTDDGLLVRLAPGGTAERLVAELVRLELPVASIGPHRRLEDAFLTLIGGSA, from the coding sequence ATGGATCTTCGACCTCGCGCGCCCCGGACGCCCCGGCGGCGGGCGCGTCGGCTCCTAGCCGCCGTGGCCGCCGCCCTGGTGCTCGCCGGTGCCGGGACGTGGACGGCGGCCGTCGCCTCCGACGACCCCCGGGCCGTGCGCCGCAGCGACCGAGTCCTCGCGGTCGACGGGGCGCGCCTGGACACCTCCTACGTCACCCCGGCCGGCGCCGGCCGCCACCCCGCCGTGCTGCTCGCGCACGGCTTCGGCGGCAGCAAGGACGACATGCGCCGGCAGGCCGAGGACCTGGCCCGCTCCGGGTACGCGGTGCTGACCTGGTCCGCGCGCGGCTTCGGCCGCTCCACCGGGAAGATCGGGCTGAACGACCCCGAGGCCGAGGTCGCCGACGTCTCCCGGCTCCTCGACTGGCTGGCCGAGCGGCCCGAGGTACGGCTCGACCGGGCCGGCGACCCGCGCGTGGGCGTGGCCGGCGGCTCCTACGGCGGCGCGGTCGCCCTGCTCGCCGCCGGACACGACCGCCGGATCGACGCCATCGCCCCGGCCATCACCTACTGGAACCTCGCCGACGCCCTGCTCCCGCACGGCGTGTTCAAGAAGCTGTGGGCCGGCGTGTTCGTCAACACCGGCGGCGGCTGCGCCAGGTTCCAGCCCGAACTGTGCCGGATGTACGAGCGGGTCGCCGCCTCCGGCACCCCCGACCCGGCCGCCCGCGCGCTGCTGACACGGCGCTCGCCGTCCGCCGTCGGCGACCGCGTCAAGGTGCCCACCCTGCTGGTACAGGGACAGAGGGACTCCCTGTTCCCCCTCGACCAGGCCGACGCCGCAGCCCGGACCATCCGCGCGAACGGCGCCCCCGTCGCCGTCGACTGGATCGCCGGCGGACACGACGGCGGCGACATGGAGACCGCCCGGACCGAGGCACGCACGCGTGCCTGGTTCGACCGGTACCTGAAGGGCGACAAGGCCACCGACACCGGCCCGCCCTTCCGGATCACCCGCACCGGAGGCGTCGACTCCACCGACGGCACGGCCCGGCTGCGCGGCGCGAGCGCCGACGGCTACCCCGGCCTGCGCGACCACCCGCGCGCCATCGCCCTCACCGGCCCCGCCCAGCGCGTCACCAACCCGGCCGGCGCCACCCCGCCCGGCGTCTCCGCACTGCCCGGCCTCGGCGCCTCCGGCGGCCTCGCCCGGCTGTCCGCGCTCGGCGTCGGCCTCTCCATGGACTTCCCCGGCCAGTACGCGCGGTTCGACTCGGCACCGCTCACCCGCGACCTGCGCATCACCGGCACCCCGACGGCCACCGTGCGCATCACCTCCAGCCGCGACGACGCCGTCCTGTTCGGCAAGGTGTACGACGTCGGCCCCGACGGCGGCGGCCCCGTGCTCCCCGCCCAGCTCGTCACCCCGTTCCGGGTGACCGGCGCGAAGGCGGGCAAGGACGTCACCGTCACCCTCCCGGCGATCGACCACGAGGTGCGCAAGGGCCACCGGCTCCGCCTGGTCCTCGCCTCCACCGACCTCGCCTACGCCTCACCCGCCGCCCCGGCCACCTACACCGTCGCCCTGAAGTCGGACCTCAGCGTGCCGACGGCGCCCGAGGTCACCACCGCCGCCGCGCCCCTGCCCGCCTGGGTGTGGTGGCTGCCCGCGGCCGGCGCCGCGGCCGCCCTCGCCCTGCTGCTCACCGCCCGCCGCCGCACGGCCGCCCCCGCCCCCGACCCGGACCTGGCCGAGGTCCCCCTCGTCATCGAGGGCCTGAGCAAGCGCTACGCCAAGTCCACCGACAGGTACGCCGTCCGGGACCTGTCCTTCCGGGTGGACAAGGGCCAGGTCCTCGGGCTGCTCGGGCCCAACGGCGCGGGCAAGACCACGACCCTGCGCATGCTCATGGGCCTCATCCGCCCCGATGACGGCGAGATCCGCGTCTTCGGCCACGTCATCCGGCCCGGCGCGTCGGTACTCTCCCGGGTCGGCGCCTTCGTGGAGGGCGCCGGTTTCCTGCCCCACCTGTCCGGCCGGGAGAACCTGGAGCTGTACTGGCGGGCCACCGGCCGCCCGCCCGAGGACGCCCACCTCGACGAGGCCCTGGAGATCGCCGGGCTCGGCGACGCCCTGGCCCGCGCGGTGCGCACCTACTCCCAGGGCATGCGCCAGCGCCTGGCCATCGCCCAGGCCATGCTCGGCCTGCCCGACCTGCTCATCCTGGACGAGCCCACCAACGGCCTGGACCCGCCCCAGATCCGCGAGATGCGCGAGGTGATGATCCGCTACGCGGCCGACGGCCGCACCGTGATCGTCTCCAGCCATCTGCTCGCCGAGGTCGAGCAGACCTGCACCCACCTGGTCGTGATGGACCGCGGCCGGCTGGTGCGGGCCGGCGAGGTCCGGGACATCGTCGGCTCCGGCGACACCCTGCTGGTCGGCACCGCCCGGCCCGTGGAGGAGCCGCTGGTGGAGAAGGTGGCCGCGCTGCCCGGCGTCGCCTCCGCCGCGCGCACCGACGACGGGCTGCTGGTCCGGCTCGCCCCCGGCGGTACCGCCGAACGGCTGGTCGCCGAACTGGTGCGGCTGGAGCTGCCGGTCGCCTCCATCGGCCCGCACCGCCGCCTGGAAGACGCCTTCCTCACCCTGATCGGAGGTTCCGCATGA
- a CDS encoding NAD(P)-binding domain-containing protein, which yields MYDLLVVGAGPYGLSIAAHAAAAGLRVRVFGRPMAFWRDHMPRGMLLTSPPWASDLSDPEGRWRLDVFRAFRGLAAGDAGPVPLEVFTEYGMWFARNAVPGTDERTVTRVAPRAGGFEAVTEDGETFTARTVALAVGLLPFAELPAVLRGLPPALVTHSSRHARLDRFRDRDVTVLGGGQGALETAALLAEQGTRVRLLVRADRLRWEKAPPPRERPRWRSAWSPHGSPGERDRWCSERPGLYRRLPERVRSRLGARALAPAGSWWVRERVEHRVEVLFGREVAGAREVPGGLRLETVVRRGGAAVLETGHVIAATGFRPALGRLRPLTPELRALLATGAGGVPEAGPEFESSYPGLFLAGPVTAACFGPAARFLHGASFTAGTLVRGVRRRLRTGPAGWPR from the coding sequence ATGTACGACCTGCTGGTGGTGGGGGCCGGACCGTACGGCCTGTCCATCGCGGCGCATGCCGCGGCGGCCGGACTGCGCGTCCGCGTCTTCGGGCGGCCCATGGCTTTCTGGCGCGACCACATGCCCCGCGGCATGCTGCTGACGTCACCGCCGTGGGCGTCCGACCTGTCCGACCCGGAGGGCCGCTGGCGGCTCGACGTCTTCCGCGCCTTCCGCGGCCTGGCCGCCGGGGACGCCGGGCCGGTCCCGCTGGAGGTGTTCACCGAGTACGGCATGTGGTTCGCCCGCAACGCCGTGCCCGGGACCGACGAGCGGACCGTGACCCGGGTGGCGCCGCGCGCCGGCGGCTTCGAGGCCGTCACCGAGGACGGGGAGACGTTCACCGCCAGGACGGTCGCGCTGGCCGTGGGCCTGCTGCCGTTCGCGGAGCTGCCGGCCGTCCTGCGCGGACTGCCCCCGGCCCTCGTCACCCACAGCAGCCGGCACGCCCGGCTCGACCGGTTCCGTGACCGGGACGTCACCGTGCTCGGCGGCGGCCAGGGCGCCCTGGAGACGGCCGCGCTCCTCGCCGAACAGGGCACCCGGGTACGGCTGCTGGTCCGCGCCGACCGGCTGCGCTGGGAGAAGGCGCCACCGCCCCGGGAGCGTCCCCGGTGGCGCTCGGCCTGGTCCCCGCACGGCAGCCCCGGCGAGCGGGACCGGTGGTGCTCCGAGCGGCCCGGGCTGTACCGACGGCTGCCGGAGCGGGTCCGGTCCCGGCTCGGGGCGCGGGCGCTCGCCCCGGCCGGCTCCTGGTGGGTGCGCGAGCGGGTGGAGCACCGGGTGGAGGTGCTGTTCGGACGGGAGGTGGCGGGCGCCCGGGAGGTGCCGGGCGGGCTGCGCCTGGAGACGGTGGTCCGGCGGGGCGGGGCCGCGGTGCTGGAGACGGGGCACGTCATCGCGGCGACCGGCTTCCGGCCCGCTCTCGGCCGGCTGCGGCCGCTCACCCCGGAGCTGCGCGCGCTGCTGGCGACGGGGGCCGGCGGGGTGCCGGAGGCGGGGCCGGAGTTCGAGTCGTCGTACCCGGGGCTGTTCCTGGCCGGTCCGGTCACGGCCGCGTGCTTCGGCCCGGCGGCACGGTTCCTGCACGGCGCGTCCTTCACGGCGGGCACGCTGGTACGCGGCGTACGGCGGCGCCTGCGCACGGGCCCGGCGGGCTGGCCCCGCTGA
- a CDS encoding GNAT family N-acetyltransferase, with translation MTATVTARARGVRLTTELVTDADVFAGLAPAWGRLLGRCAAATPFQSHAWLHSWWLSYGRPGRLRLLLVRAGRDLVAAAPLTLVRRPLPALLPLGTGISDYADVLLDDADDGRAAGALTAALADAARTALVDFREVRPGGAVERVYDRWRGPRRTVPDSPCLELPALPMDGLIARLPSGKSGQRVRAKLRRLAALGVRRRTVGPQEVETALVRLLALHRLQWQGRGVTSEHLRPRFRAHLLRAVGPMVRSGNAVVTEFRIADEVVAVDLTLLSGGMAGGYLYGAHPGLRERRADVAVMLLDACAELAGGGHGTLSLLRGDEPYKHHWRPERVVNQRLLMARPHTAPLLTAALCGANARQRGREVRHRWRARGQG, from the coding sequence GTGACCGCCACCGTCACGGCGCGCGCCCGGGGCGTCCGCCTCACCACCGAACTCGTCACCGACGCGGACGTGTTCGCCGGGCTGGCCCCGGCCTGGGGACGGCTGCTCGGGCGGTGCGCCGCCGCGACCCCGTTCCAGAGCCACGCCTGGCTGCACTCGTGGTGGCTGTCGTACGGCCGGCCCGGACGGCTGCGGCTGCTGCTGGTACGGGCCGGCCGTGACCTGGTGGCCGCCGCGCCGCTGACCCTGGTCCGCCGGCCGCTGCCCGCGCTGCTGCCGCTCGGCACGGGCATCTCCGACTACGCGGACGTGCTGCTGGACGACGCCGACGACGGCCGGGCGGCGGGCGCGCTCACCGCGGCCCTCGCGGACGCGGCCCGCACCGCGCTGGTCGACTTCCGCGAGGTGCGCCCGGGCGGGGCGGTGGAGCGGGTCTACGACCGCTGGCGCGGGCCGCGCCGCACGGTCCCCGACTCGCCGTGCCTGGAGCTGCCCGCGCTGCCCATGGACGGGCTGATCGCCCGCCTGCCGTCCGGCAAGTCCGGGCAGCGGGTACGGGCCAAGCTGCGCCGGCTGGCCGCGCTGGGCGTGCGGCGGCGGACGGTGGGCCCGCAGGAGGTGGAGACGGCACTGGTCCGGCTGCTGGCGCTGCACCGGCTGCAGTGGCAGGGCCGGGGGGTGACGAGCGAGCATCTGCGGCCCCGGTTCCGGGCGCATCTGCTGCGCGCGGTGGGCCCGATGGTGCGCTCGGGCAACGCGGTGGTCACCGAGTTCCGGATCGCCGACGAGGTGGTCGCCGTGGACCTGACCCTGCTCTCGGGCGGCATGGCCGGCGGCTATCTCTACGGCGCCCACCCGGGCCTGCGGGAGCGCCGGGCGGACGTGGCGGTGATGCTGCTGGACGCCTGTGCCGAGCTGGCGGGCGGCGGGCACGGCACGCTGAGCCTGCTGCGCGGCGACGAGCCGTACAAGCACCACTGGCGGCCCGAACGCGTCGTCAACCAGCGGCTGCTGATGGCCCGCCCGCACACCGCCCCGCTCCTGACGGCCGCGCTGTGCGGGGCGAACGCCCGGCAGCGGGGCAGGGAGGTGCGGCACCGGTGGCGGGCACGCGGCCAGGGCTGA
- a CDS encoding rodlin, producing the protein MLKKAMVAAATAASVVGMAVAAAPQALAIGNDDGPTVANGNGARADWGNSATEGDLSPQLSLVQGTLNKPCLAVDDVHVPIINIVPINDVPILSDDLDQQCSDQSSNIKRDGALSHILEDLAVLSANGEG; encoded by the coding sequence GTGCTCAAGAAGGCAATGGTTGCCGCCGCGACCGCCGCTTCGGTCGTGGGAATGGCGGTGGCGGCCGCGCCGCAGGCGCTTGCCATCGGCAACGACGACGGCCCGACCGTCGCTAATGGCAACGGCGCCCGTGCGGACTGGGGTAACTCGGCCACCGAGGGCGATCTGAGCCCGCAGCTGTCGCTCGTCCAGGGCACGCTGAACAAGCCGTGCCTCGCCGTGGACGACGTCCACGTCCCGATCATCAACATCGTTCCGATCAACGATGTCCCGATCCTGTCGGACGACCTGGACCAGCAGTGCAGCGACCAGTCGTCGAACATCAAGCGCGACGGTGCGCTCTCGCACATCCTGGAGGACCTGGCGGTCCTCTCGGCCAACGGCGAAGGCTGA
- a CDS encoding chaplin yields the protein MRQTLSKGMAVAAAATGVLSWYGGTALADSHAHGSTQGSPGVLSGNNVQVPVNVPVNICGNSVDAAAALNPAFANSCANVGHTPRPQESPRHPDGYGDSDDFGHSAGPSPEDSHTAPRYGSDEPAPSPQGGDETTSPPYGGGETTSPPYGGEESSQPPYGGDETTSPPYGGEESTPPPYGGEETTPPPYGGEETTPPRDDHGTPPAPGRTTPPVDQERPGQPPVLAQTGGSTRTMMAATGAGAVLIGAGTILYRRGRSACRR from the coding sequence TTGCGACAGACCCTCAGCAAGGGCATGGCCGTGGCCGCCGCCGCGACCGGCGTGCTGTCCTGGTACGGCGGAACAGCGCTCGCCGACAGCCACGCGCACGGCAGCACGCAGGGCTCTCCCGGCGTGCTGTCCGGGAACAACGTCCAGGTCCCGGTGAACGTCCCGGTCAACATCTGCGGCAACTCCGTCGACGCGGCCGCCGCGTTGAACCCGGCGTTCGCCAACTCCTGCGCCAACGTGGGCCACACCCCGCGGCCACAGGAAAGCCCCCGGCACCCCGACGGGTACGGCGACTCCGACGACTTCGGCCACAGCGCCGGCCCGAGCCCCGAAGACAGCCACACCGCACCGCGGTACGGCAGCGACGAGCCGGCTCCGTCCCCGCAGGGCGGGGATGAGACGACGTCACCTCCTTACGGCGGCGGAGAGACGACCTCCCCTCCGTACGGTGGTGAGGAGTCGTCCCAGCCTCCCTACGGCGGTGACGAGACCACGTCGCCTCCGTACGGTGGTGAGGAGTCGACCCCGCCTCCCTACGGCGGCGAGGAGACCACCCCACCCCCCTACGGCGGCGAGGAGACCACCCCGCCGCGCGACGATCACGGCACGCCCCCGGCCCCCGGCCGCACCACGCCTCCCGTGGACCAGGAGCGGCCCGGACAGCCGCCCGTGCTCGCGCAGACCGGCGGGAGCACCCGGACCATGATGGCGGCCACGGGCGCCGGTGCCGTGCTGATCGGGGCCGGGACGATCCTGTACCGGCGCGGCCGGTCCGCCTGCCGTCGCTAG
- a CDS encoding chaplin, producing the protein MKKTVVAVTGAVLALGMAGPAFADAGASGAAVGSPGVISGNVIQVPVHVPINLCGNTIDIIALLNPAFGNTCVND; encoded by the coding sequence ATGAAGAAGACCGTCGTCGCCGTCACGGGCGCAGTGCTGGCCCTGGGTATGGCCGGGCCCGCTTTCGCGGACGCCGGGGCTTCCGGCGCCGCCGTGGGCAGCCCGGGCGTCATCTCCGGCAACGTCATCCAGGTCCCGGTACACGTGCCGATCAACCTCTGCGGCAACACCATCGACATCATCGCGCTGCTGAACCCGGCGTTCGGCAACACCTGCGTCAACGACTGA
- a CDS encoding glycoside hydrolase family 26 protein, which translates to MASQRRGGPAVRAASVIALFTAIVALAPAATRPGSPVDDPAPPGPARAAAAFGAFLDSGPDGVTRMTGLSHWLGGAELKVAHTYLPGGLWEDIEGPPGFLEPWAGWRRERSDRTLVLNVPMQERNEEDVPDEEVRGLLRQGADGAFDGHFRTLAERLVALGAPDTVLVLGWEMNGTTYTHRCAPDPAAWKAYWNRIVATMRAVPGQRFRFDFAPSRGRDAVPWTECYPGDDTVDILGMDSYDQPAGVTFDEQVSEPYGLQWHADFAQAHGKPVSYPEWGLFRNGDNAEYMRRMLAWIGEHRPVYQTLTDYCPHGVWQCPANPRSAHVYRSALYGGTGQPAPLPPVCIPVDLGDWTAYWPGRRPCLPFERRPGVR; encoded by the coding sequence ATGGCCTCACAGCGGCGCGGAGGGCCGGCCGTGCGCGCGGCGTCGGTCATCGCCTTGTTCACCGCGATCGTCGCCCTGGCGCCGGCGGCGACCCGTCCCGGGTCCCCCGTGGACGATCCGGCGCCTCCCGGGCCCGCGCGGGCCGCCGCGGCCTTCGGGGCGTTCCTCGACTCCGGTCCGGACGGGGTCACGCGGATGACCGGGCTGAGCCACTGGCTCGGCGGGGCGGAGCTGAAGGTCGCCCACACCTATCTGCCCGGCGGCCTGTGGGAGGACATCGAGGGCCCGCCCGGCTTCCTGGAACCCTGGGCCGGCTGGCGGCGCGAGCGGTCCGACCGGACCCTCGTCCTCAACGTGCCGATGCAGGAACGCAACGAGGAGGACGTCCCGGACGAGGAGGTGCGCGGGCTGCTGCGGCAGGGCGCGGACGGCGCGTTCGACGGGCACTTCAGGACCCTGGCCGAGCGGCTGGTGGCGCTGGGGGCGCCGGACACGGTGCTCGTCCTGGGCTGGGAGATGAACGGCACCACCTACACCCATCGCTGCGCGCCGGACCCCGCGGCCTGGAAGGCGTACTGGAACAGGATCGTCGCCACCATGCGCGCGGTGCCGGGCCAGCGGTTCCGGTTCGACTTCGCGCCGAGCCGCGGCCGGGACGCCGTGCCCTGGACCGAGTGCTACCCCGGGGACGACACGGTCGACATCCTCGGCATGGACTCCTACGACCAGCCGGCCGGGGTGACCTTCGACGAACAGGTGAGCGAGCCCTACGGCCTCCAGTGGCACGCGGACTTCGCCCAAGCCCACGGCAAGCCCGTGTCGTACCCGGAATGGGGCCTGTTCCGCAACGGCGACAACGCCGAGTACATGCGGCGCATGCTCGCCTGGATCGGCGAACACCGGCCGGTCTACCAGACGCTGACCGACTACTGCCCGCACGGCGTGTGGCAGTGCCCGGCCAACCCGCGCTCGGCGCACGTCTACCGGAGCGCCCTGTACGGCGGCACCGGGCAGCCCGCACCGCTCCCGCCCGTCTGCATCCCGGTGGACCTCGGCGACTGGACCGCGTACTGGCCCGGCCGCCGGCCGTGCCTCCCCTTCGAACGCCGGCCCGGGGTCCGCTAG
- a CDS encoding lipopolysaccharide biosynthesis protein has product MTENHARRHRGPRLTPPRALPPWSLVAAGVLAGGLLGGGYGVLRPAEYTATSYLVAVPGERSDAAGALGFAQVYGRIATQPAVLADARAAAGVPVAALRAGVRTATSPDAPMVAVSATSPRPAEAAAMANAVAGALTRRADAARAGTRVTLVPFTRAVRPTEPSSASAGVTGLVGAAGGGLLGALALLVRPRRGPEAEAPRPAPVPGPAVVDGARGRR; this is encoded by the coding sequence ATGACCGAGAACCACGCCCGGCGCCACCGCGGCCCCCGCCTCACCCCGCCCCGCGCGCTCCCCCCTTGGTCGCTGGTGGCGGCCGGGGTCCTCGCGGGCGGGCTGCTGGGCGGCGGGTACGGCGTGCTGCGGCCCGCCGAGTACACGGCCACCAGCTATCTGGTCGCCGTGCCCGGCGAGCGCTCCGACGCCGCCGGCGCGCTGGGCTTCGCGCAGGTCTACGGCCGCATCGCCACCCAGCCCGCGGTGCTCGCCGACGCCCGGGCGGCCGCCGGGGTGCCGGTGGCCGCGCTGCGCGCCGGGGTGCGCACCGCGACCTCGCCGGACGCGCCGATGGTCGCCGTCTCCGCCACCTCGCCCCGCCCCGCCGAGGCCGCCGCCATGGCCAACGCGGTCGCCGGGGCGCTGACCCGGCGCGCCGACGCCGCCCGGGCCGGCACCCGGGTGACCCTGGTCCCGTTCACCCGCGCGGTACGGCCCACCGAGCCGTCCTCGGCGTCGGCCGGGGTGACCGGGCTGGTCGGGGCGGCCGGGGGCGGGCTGCTCGGCGCCCTCGCGCTGCTGGTACGGCCGCGCCGCGGACCCGAGGCGGAGGCCCCGCGCCCGGCCCCGGTGCCCGGACCGGCCGTCGTCGACGGCGCGCGCGGCCGGCGGTGA
- a CDS encoding glycosyltransferase, with protein MRVLHIITGLKVGGAELQLRLLLRHLPVECEVVTLTDPGPVADGLAADGVRVIHLGMTGNRDLGALPRLTGLIRRGRYDVVHTHLYRACLYGRIAARLAGVRAVVATEHSLGDTQTEGRPLTAGVRALYLLGERLGRTTVAVSPAVAARLARWGVPEPRITVVPNGVDLARFAFDPAARRRARAELGLGEDAFVIGGIGRLVPGKRFDVLVHALAGLPADCRLLLVGGGPQEGALRRAAHRAGVADRVVFAGERPYLPDGSPGPGLPALASAMDVLAAPSPEEAFGLAVVEALAAGLPVRYTSCPALEDLPPEAAPEAVRVPCDPGAYARALAGVRAAGPGPRVAAGAARHYCVTRSAARLLNVYAAALAHPAPAPRPPQKAVLS; from the coding sequence GTGAGGGTCCTGCACATCATCACCGGGCTGAAGGTGGGCGGCGCCGAACTGCAACTGCGGCTGCTGCTGCGGCACCTGCCCGTCGAGTGCGAGGTGGTGACGCTGACCGACCCGGGGCCGGTGGCCGACGGGCTCGCGGCCGACGGGGTGCGGGTGATCCACCTCGGCATGACCGGCAACCGCGACCTGGGCGCGCTGCCGCGGCTGACCGGGCTCATCCGGCGCGGCCGGTACGACGTGGTGCACACCCATCTGTACCGGGCCTGCCTGTACGGCCGGATCGCCGCCCGGCTGGCCGGGGTGCGCGCCGTCGTCGCCACCGAGCACTCGCTCGGGGACACCCAGACGGAGGGCCGGCCGCTCACGGCGGGGGTCCGCGCGCTGTATCTGCTGGGCGAGCGGCTGGGCCGGACCACCGTCGCGGTCTCCCCGGCGGTCGCCGCCCGGCTGGCCCGCTGGGGCGTGCCCGAGCCGCGCATCACGGTCGTGCCCAACGGCGTCGACCTCGCCCGGTTCGCCTTCGACCCGGCGGCCCGCCGCCGCGCCCGCGCCGAACTGGGCCTGGGCGAGGACGCGTTCGTGATCGGCGGCATCGGCCGGCTCGTCCCCGGCAAGCGCTTCGACGTCCTGGTGCACGCCCTGGCCGGGCTGCCCGCCGACTGCCGGCTGCTGCTGGTCGGCGGCGGCCCGCAGGAGGGCGCGCTGCGGCGGGCCGCGCACCGGGCCGGCGTCGCGGACCGGGTGGTGTTCGCCGGGGAGCGGCCGTATCTGCCCGACGGCTCGCCGGGGCCCGGGCTGCCCGCGCTGGCCTCGGCGATGGACGTGCTCGCCGCCCCCTCCCCCGAGGAGGCGTTCGGGCTGGCGGTGGTGGAGGCGCTCGCGGCCGGGCTGCCGGTGCGCTACACCTCCTGCCCGGCCCTGGAGGACCTGCCGCCCGAGGCCGCCCCGGAGGCGGTACGGGTCCCGTGCGATCCCGGCGCGTACGCCCGCGCGCTCGCCGGGGTGCGCGCCGCCGGGCCCGGTCCGCGCGTTGCCGCCGGGGCGGCCCGCCACTACTGCGTCACCCGCAGCGCCGCCCGGCTGCTGAACGTCTACGCGGCGGCGCTCGCCCACCCGGCCCCGGCCCCCAGGCCCCCGCAGAAAGCCGTCCTGTCATGA
- a CDS encoding ABC transporter permease, whose product MSTLTEVASGYQAGRTLPLRVELVRQLGRRRTLVMGALLAVLPFVLLIAFAVGGDPGGRNNQVTLMDTATASGANFAAVSLFVSAGFLLVIPVALFCGDTVASEASWSSLRYLLAAPVPRARLLWSKLVVALGLSLAAMVLLPLVALAAGTAAYGWGPLRIPTGGALDTGTAAQRLLVAVAYLFVSQLVTAGLAFWLSTMTDAPLGAVGGAVGLTIVGNVLDAVTALGHWRDFLPAHWQFAWADAVQPTPEWSGMIQGAALSVTYALVLFALAFRNFSRKDVVS is encoded by the coding sequence ATGAGCACCCTCACCGAGGTCGCCTCCGGCTATCAGGCGGGGCGCACCCTGCCGCTGCGGGTCGAGCTGGTCCGCCAGTTGGGGCGGCGCCGCACCCTGGTCATGGGCGCGCTCCTGGCCGTGCTGCCGTTCGTGCTGCTGATCGCCTTCGCGGTCGGCGGCGACCCGGGCGGCCGGAACAACCAGGTCACGCTGATGGACACGGCCACCGCCTCCGGCGCCAACTTCGCCGCCGTCAGCCTCTTCGTGTCGGCCGGCTTCCTGCTGGTCATCCCGGTCGCCCTGTTCTGCGGGGACACGGTCGCCTCCGAGGCGAGCTGGTCCTCGCTGCGTTATCTGCTCGCCGCGCCCGTGCCCCGCGCCCGGCTGCTGTGGTCCAAGCTCGTCGTGGCGCTCGGGCTGTCCCTCGCCGCGATGGTGCTGCTGCCGCTCGTGGCGCTCGCCGCCGGCACGGCCGCCTACGGCTGGGGCCCGCTCCGGATCCCCACCGGCGGCGCGCTGGACACCGGTACGGCGGCCCAGCGGCTCCTGGTGGCCGTGGCGTACCTCTTCGTGTCCCAACTGGTCACCGCCGGGCTGGCGTTCTGGCTGTCCACGATGACGGACGCCCCGCTGGGCGCGGTCGGCGGCGCGGTCGGCCTGACCATCGTGGGCAACGTCCTGGACGCCGTCACCGCCCTCGGCCACTGGCGCGACTTCCTGCCCGCGCACTGGCAGTTCGCCTGGGCGGACGCCGTCCAGCCGACCCCCGAGTGGTCCGGCATGATCCAGGGCGCCGCGCTCTCCGTGACGTACGCCCTGGTGCTGTTCGCCCTGGCCTTCCGGAACTTCTCCCGCAAGGACGTCGTCTCCTAG
- a CDS encoding rodlin: protein MIKKIVATAAVAASAVGASAAVAPQALAIGNDSGPAAANGNGAWQTYGNSATYGNMSPQIALIQGSFNKPCIGLSDVHVPVLNIVPINDLPILSDDMTQQCTENSSNVKRDGALAHLLEDVSILSENVESGD from the coding sequence GTGATCAAGAAGATTGTTGCCACCGCGGCCGTCGCCGCTTCGGCCGTGGGCGCCTCGGCCGCCGTGGCGCCGCAGGCGCTGGCGATCGGCAACGACAGCGGCCCGGCCGCCGCCAACGGCAACGGGGCCTGGCAGACCTACGGCAACTCGGCCACGTACGGGAACATGAGCCCGCAGATCGCCCTGATCCAGGGCTCTTTCAACAAGCCGTGCATCGGCCTGAGCGATGTCCATGTCCCGGTTCTCAACATCGTGCCGATCAACGACCTGCCGATCCTCTCGGACGACATGACGCAGCAGTGCACCGAGAACTCCTCGAACGTCAAGCGCGACGGCGCGCTGGCGCACCTGCTGGAGGATGTGTCGATCCTGTCCGAGAACGTCGAGTCCGGGGACTGA